Proteins encoded together in one Trichocoleus sp. FACHB-46 window:
- a CDS encoding site-specific integrase has protein sequence MKVDGHGQAKVLTPGEIKKLFEAFEGDRDRALFGICLYTGCRISEACSMLTPDAYDAAGVRMKITLRKANTKGKQETRQIPVNAVLRGYLETYKAGAGKQYLFPGRHGRGHINPKSADEILRETCDRLGLEGVSTHSFRRTALTQMSSAGIPLRVIQEISGHRSLQALQRYLEVSELQLEGAIAALHF, from the coding sequence ATGAAAGTAGACGGTCACGGCCAAGCCAAGGTTTTGACCCCCGGCGAGATCAAGAAATTGTTTGAGGCGTTTGAGGGCGATCGCGATCGGGCGCTCTTTGGTATCTGCCTCTACACGGGCTGCCGCATCAGTGAAGCCTGCTCGATGCTCACCCCAGATGCTTATGATGCAGCGGGGGTCAGAATGAAGATTACTCTGCGGAAGGCCAACACTAAGGGCAAGCAGGAGACGCGGCAGATTCCAGTTAACGCAGTTCTAAGGGGATACCTGGAAACGTATAAAGCTGGGGCGGGCAAGCAGTACCTCTTCCCAGGGCGGCATGGGCGCGGGCACATCAATCCCAAGTCAGCCGATGAGATTCTCAGGGAGACGTGCGATCGCTTGGGGTTGGAAGGAGTCAGCACTCACAGCTTTAGACGAACCGCCCTGACTCAGATGAGCAGTGCGGGGATACCACTGCGGGTGATTCAGGAGATATCGGGGCACCGCAGCTTGCAAGCACTTCAACGGTATCTAGAGGTGTCGGAATT